The following nucleotide sequence is from Cyanobium sp. AMD-g.
GCCGGAACGCCTTTCGGGTCCTGGCCCGCAGATCGGCACGACGCATGAGCCGAGCGACACGGTGGCGTCCCACCGGGTGGCCGGCTGAGCGCAGTTCCTGGTGGATCCGAGGCGAGCCGAAGAAGCCCCGGTGCTCCTGGAACACCGCCTGGATCTCAGCGGTGAGTCGGGCGTTCTCGGCCGCTCGCTTTCCCGGCGCGTCCTGCCGCTGCCGCCAGGCGTAGAACCCACTGCGGGCCACGCCCAGCTGCCGGCACAGCCAGGAGATGGAGTGCTGATCAGCGAGCTGGTCGATCAGGCAAAACCTCTCGGCGGCAGCTGCTTCTTGGCAAAGTGCGCTGCCGCCAGCCTGAAAAAATCCTTCTCCCTCCTGAGCTCGCGGTTCTCCTTGCGGAGCCGGCTGAGTTCAGCGCGCTCCTCACTGCTGAGCAGGCCCTGGTCCCTGGGTCCGGCCTGGCCGCGATCTATGCGGGCCTGCCTCACCCAGCGGGCGAGGCTGCTGGAGGGAAGGCCAAGCCGCTGGGCCACGACATTGCAGGAGAGGCCCTCCTGCAGGCAGAGCTCCACGGCCTCCACCTTCTGCTGCGCCGTGAACCGGCGCCGAGTCTTGGTTGGGTTGGTCATCGATGGACAGTCTGGTGGTCATGGCGTGACCCTTGTCGACTTGTCCTCAGAATCGGGGGAAGCCCAGATCTTCCCCAGCGGATCGATGACCGTGGCCGCCGTGGACCGGCTGGTGCACCACTGCCACATCGTTGGCATCAAAGGCGAGAGCTACCGCCAGAAGCAAGCGGCTGCAAGAGTTTCCAGCAATGCCGCTGACCCGCCAACGTAATTGACGTGGACGCCCTGGCCGTCACGATCAACGGCAGCCATACCCCAGTTCGCCAGAAACACGGCGGCGACACGAAAGCTGGCCCACCCGCCCCTTGAGGCCGATGCCAGAAGGACACCTTGATTGACGCCTGACGACAGCCTGGACACGATCACGACTCCAGCTGCCATCTCAGGCCTCAGCAGGGCTCAAATCAACGGCTTCTACCGGTCAACCAGATTGACACCACCCATCAACCTGATTGACACGGGACAGCTGTTGCTCTCCAGGCTTGGGCTGGCTGACCTTCAGTAGGCGCGGAGAGAGCCGTCGTGGATCTCGACAGTTGACTCACCCATACCAGAGGCCATTTCCCAACCTGTACATTGTGTACAGATTGGGAAATACTTCACAGCTTCTTCCATCCTGCTGCTGCTCCCCATCCTGGAGCCAGCTGCAGCTGGGAGGTCTCAACGTCGCCTGCGGACAGGAACAGGCAGCCCCCAGACTCCATCAATTCATGGCAGGACCTGATCGGC
It contains:
- a CDS encoding transposase, producing the protein MTNPTKTRRRFTAQQKVEAVELCLQEGLSCNVVAQRLGLPSSSLARWVRQARIDRGQAGPRDQGLLSSEERAELSRLRKENRELRREKDFFRLAAAHFAKKQLPPRGFA
- a CDS encoding ATP-binding protein, with translation MTLVDLSSESGEAQIFPSGSMTVAAVDRLVHHCHIVGIKGESYRQKQAAARVSSNAADPPT